A single region of the Streptomyces sp. NBC_00425 genome encodes:
- a CDS encoding threonine ammonia-lyase: MTLVTLNDLHAARQRLEPVVSRTSLLRAPWASCGHRSLFLKPENLQITGSFKIRGAYNRLSRMSEAQKARGVIARSSGNHGKALAHAARQDGVKATIVMPSTAAKVKIDGVLEYGADVRFASPEECPALTEQLAAEHGYVTVPPFDDLDVIAGQGTVGLDISDEAVAAGLDIGTVLVPVSGGGLISGVAAALKLTRPGIRVVGVEPELAADAGESLRTGRRVTWPTERVSRTMADGLRMTTVGEHTFEHMRVFVDDIITVTEEEICSSVALLARRAGMIVEPSGAVTTAAYLYHERDLPAAGGHVAVISGGNVDPDLFELLRKEAPLPFQTCRG; the protein is encoded by the coding sequence ATGACTCTCGTCACGCTCAACGACCTGCACGCGGCCCGGCAGCGCCTGGAGCCAGTGGTCTCCCGTACGTCGCTGCTCAGGGCTCCATGGGCCTCCTGCGGGCATCGGTCTCTCTTTCTGAAACCAGAAAACCTGCAGATCACCGGCTCGTTCAAAATACGTGGCGCGTACAATCGACTGTCGCGGATGTCCGAGGCGCAGAAGGCTCGCGGCGTCATTGCGCGATCGAGCGGGAACCACGGCAAAGCACTTGCCCACGCAGCCCGGCAGGACGGCGTGAAAGCAACGATCGTCATGCCCTCCACGGCCGCCAAGGTGAAAATCGACGGGGTCCTGGAGTACGGGGCCGATGTGCGCTTCGCTTCCCCCGAAGAATGCCCGGCCCTCACTGAGCAGTTGGCCGCGGAACACGGCTATGTGACCGTGCCCCCCTTCGACGACCTGGACGTCATCGCGGGCCAGGGAACGGTCGGCCTCGACATATCCGACGAAGCGGTGGCTGCGGGACTCGACATCGGCACGGTGCTGGTGCCCGTCAGCGGAGGCGGACTGATCTCAGGTGTCGCCGCTGCACTGAAGCTCACACGCCCCGGTATACGGGTGGTGGGCGTCGAGCCGGAGCTGGCGGCGGACGCCGGAGAAAGCCTGCGCACCGGACGGCGCGTGACCTGGCCGACCGAGCGCGTCAGCCGGACCATGGCCGACGGATTGCGCATGACGACCGTGGGGGAGCACACCTTCGAGCACATGCGCGTTTTCGTCGACGACATCATCACCGTCACCGAAGAGGAGATCTGCTCGAGCGTGGCCCTTCTGGCACGGCGCGCGGGCATGATCGTCGAGCCGTCCGGGGCGGTCACCACGGCGGCGTACCTATACCACGAGCGCGACCTCCCCGCAGCCGGGGGGCACGTGGCGGTGATCAGCGGAGGGAACGTCGATCCCGACTTGTTCGAACTGCTGCGCAAAGAAGCCCCGTTGCCCTTCCAGACCTGCCGCGGGTGA
- a CDS encoding class I SAM-dependent methyltransferase — MAAEDDFGVEEAGARRDGHAEGLAANRALWDSLAATHGTTATDQSYDVEAFLGGQQTLRSIERELAGDVAGKDLLHLHCHFGMDTLNWARLGARVTGVDFSPVAITRAQDLAEKAGLVADFVVADTQRLPDSLAAGFDVVVATYGVLSWIADVDAWMRGAARALRPGGRLVLVDIHPAFQTVLSFEPFVADWPYGGGEAQYVALTGTYADPSVVTEARQTVQFPYSIGEIVTAAASAGLVVERLAEHTETESDGRHILPRGADGLYRFPFSDTYLPIMYSLLAVAPRTPTSGS, encoded by the coding sequence ATGGCTGCAGAGGACGACTTCGGCGTCGAGGAAGCCGGCGCGCGCAGGGACGGGCACGCTGAGGGGCTTGCCGCCAACCGGGCGCTGTGGGATTCCCTGGCCGCGACCCACGGCACGACAGCCACCGATCAGTCCTACGACGTGGAGGCGTTTCTCGGCGGTCAGCAGACGCTGCGCAGCATCGAGCGTGAACTGGCCGGTGACGTAGCGGGCAAGGATCTGCTCCACCTGCACTGCCACTTCGGCATGGACACCTTGAACTGGGCCCGCCTGGGCGCGAGGGTCACCGGAGTCGACTTCTCCCCCGTAGCGATCACCCGTGCCCAGGACCTCGCCGAAAAGGCGGGACTGGTCGCGGACTTCGTCGTGGCGGACACCCAGCGCCTGCCCGACAGCCTTGCGGCCGGGTTCGACGTCGTCGTCGCCACGTACGGCGTGTTGTCCTGGATCGCGGATGTCGACGCGTGGATGCGGGGGGCCGCGCGGGCGCTCAGACCGGGAGGCCGACTGGTCCTGGTGGACATCCATCCGGCCTTCCAGACCGTCCTCAGCTTCGAACCTTTCGTAGCCGACTGGCCTTACGGCGGCGGCGAGGCTCAGTACGTCGCTCTGACCGGTACTTATGCAGATCCGAGCGTCGTGACGGAGGCGCGGCAGACGGTGCAGTTCCCCTACTCGATCGGTGAGATCGTGACTGCCGCCGCTTCGGCGGGCCTGGTTGTGGAACGGCTGGCAGAGCATACGGAGACGGAATCCGACGGCCGCCACATCCTGCCTCGAGGCGCCGACGGTCTCTACCGGTTCCCGTTCAGCGACACCTACCTGCCGATCATGTACTCGCTGCTGGCTGTCGCGCCACGCACGCCGACGAGCGGCAGTTGA
- a CDS encoding helix-turn-helix transcriptional regulator has product MRGLSASGRCVMQGWEGRWPLVGRQSHLESFRTELAAGLVRGWLICGPAGVGKTRLTEEFLGLAAASKRHTAAAVASRAAAQVPLGAIAHILPDGVDMTDPVQGFHAVAQALSDSARPTVVLVDDLHMLDHSSAALLGQLLDSGTICLIGTARTGEQPSDVVDGLLQRGDHIRRTDLDHMVRDQVEELLQRVLKGPVSRRALHSLYSASDGNPLFLRELVLGAIAQEKLTLNDGVWDTSEERLPVTPHLRDLIAGRIAASPPAVRPLLESLALCRTLSLADAAALADRTDLEHLERSGIVEISVQGSRVTVTLAHPLYGEVIAAETPALQRYDLALRQAERIESHGLRRRDDALHVASWRLAATGTAAPDLLRQAAAIAMHSNDNEQAIELLTAIKADQHTAESRVLLGRALMHTGQLERAEAVLAEADAQARNDHEKIITATTRSTNLFWADPDPAQAVAVCAAARSALSDRSGAQQLRLMEGAMLTVGGLPVPGLQILDDLPDDPPVEALDVWLATISAKAFGLTFVGSVERARTLSERATAAHEAVGEGKLLPHPAMQAAPLALALMEMGEIDQARRICLSAADSLQAAHSPVARQFLAFESARAEWLAGHPVSARRWYAEGVATARTYHLDRVTRLHMSGLMACAALTGDIDAAAALVPEYEAIAASGGLTGEESLGVAWLHAARGELSRARYLLRSAADRAGRTGHVVSEALVLTDIARLGDPKAVQERLVTLSAQGDGAFTPARARFVTALAKKDPQGLMACSEELEHMGAQLLAAESAAAAAGAWRRKGDARKVTAATVDATRLAGLCEGARTPLLSTIADAVEPLTKREQEIALLAASGKTSKAISQHLTLSVRTVDNHLQRIYLKLGVRSRGDLALALQYKESSKWA; this is encoded by the coding sequence ATGAGAGGTCTGTCGGCCTCTGGGCGGTGTGTCATGCAGGGCTGGGAAGGCAGATGGCCACTCGTCGGGCGACAATCGCACCTAGAGTCCTTCCGCACCGAACTCGCGGCCGGCCTCGTTCGAGGCTGGCTGATCTGCGGACCGGCCGGGGTGGGAAAGACGCGGCTGACGGAAGAGTTTCTGGGGCTGGCGGCCGCCAGCAAGCGGCACACGGCCGCGGCAGTGGCCAGCCGGGCTGCGGCCCAGGTGCCTTTGGGCGCGATCGCTCACATCCTTCCCGACGGTGTCGATATGACCGATCCCGTCCAGGGCTTCCACGCCGTGGCCCAGGCTTTGTCGGACTCGGCTCGTCCCACCGTCGTCCTCGTGGATGACCTTCATATGCTCGACCATTCGTCCGCGGCCCTGCTGGGCCAGCTCCTGGATTCCGGCACGATCTGCCTGATCGGCACAGCCCGCACCGGCGAGCAGCCCAGTGACGTCGTCGACGGCCTGCTGCAGCGCGGCGACCACATTCGTCGTACCGACCTGGACCACATGGTGCGCGACCAGGTCGAGGAACTTCTTCAGCGCGTTCTCAAGGGCCCGGTCAGCCGACGCGCTCTCCATTCTCTGTACAGCGCCAGCGACGGAAACCCTCTGTTTCTGAGAGAACTCGTGCTGGGAGCCATAGCCCAGGAGAAGCTCACTCTCAACGACGGAGTGTGGGACACCTCGGAGGAGCGGCTTCCTGTCACTCCGCATCTCAGGGACCTGATTGCTGGCAGGATCGCTGCCTCACCGCCGGCCGTGCGCCCCCTACTTGAATCACTCGCCTTGTGCCGCACGCTCTCTCTCGCTGATGCCGCGGCGCTCGCCGACCGCACGGACCTGGAGCACCTCGAGCGATCAGGCATAGTCGAGATCTCCGTCCAGGGGTCCCGGGTGACCGTCACGCTGGCGCATCCTCTGTACGGCGAGGTCATCGCGGCTGAGACCCCCGCTCTGCAGCGCTACGACCTTGCGTTGCGCCAGGCCGAGCGCATTGAATCCCACGGTCTCAGGCGGCGCGACGACGCCCTGCACGTCGCCTCCTGGCGGCTGGCGGCCACCGGCACCGCCGCGCCCGACCTGCTCCGGCAGGCTGCGGCCATCGCCATGCATTCCAACGACAACGAGCAAGCCATTGAGCTGCTCACCGCGATCAAGGCCGATCAGCACACGGCGGAGAGCCGTGTGCTTCTCGGCCGGGCCCTCATGCACACTGGCCAGCTCGAACGCGCCGAAGCTGTCCTCGCCGAAGCCGATGCACAGGCTCGCAACGACCATGAAAAGATCATTACGGCGACCACGCGCTCCACCAATCTCTTCTGGGCCGACCCCGACCCGGCTCAGGCCGTCGCCGTGTGCGCCGCAGCCCGCTCTGCACTGTCCGATCGGTCTGGCGCTCAGCAGCTCCGCCTCATGGAGGGAGCCATGCTCACGGTGGGCGGCTTGCCGGTGCCGGGGCTGCAGATCCTCGATGACCTGCCTGATGACCCGCCTGTAGAGGCGTTGGACGTCTGGCTGGCAACGATCAGTGCGAAGGCTTTCGGCCTGACGTTCGTCGGAAGCGTCGAGCGAGCCCGGACTCTGTCGGAACGCGCCACGGCCGCCCACGAGGCCGTCGGCGAAGGCAAACTGCTTCCCCACCCCGCCATGCAGGCCGCACCACTCGCGCTGGCGCTCATGGAAATGGGAGAGATCGATCAGGCCCGCCGGATCTGCCTCAGCGCCGCGGACAGCCTGCAGGCGGCACACTCGCCGGTGGCCCGCCAGTTCCTGGCTTTTGAGAGCGCCCGTGCGGAGTGGCTGGCCGGGCACCCAGTGAGCGCCCGCCGCTGGTATGCCGAAGGAGTTGCCACAGCACGTACGTACCACCTGGACAGGGTCACCCGTTTGCACATGTCGGGGTTGATGGCGTGCGCGGCGCTCACCGGCGACATCGACGCGGCCGCCGCCCTCGTCCCCGAATATGAAGCCATCGCGGCAAGTGGCGGCCTGACGGGCGAGGAATCACTCGGCGTGGCATGGCTGCACGCCGCTCGCGGTGAACTCAGCCGTGCGCGGTATCTGTTGCGCAGCGCTGCAGACAGGGCCGGGCGCACCGGTCACGTCGTCTCCGAAGCACTGGTACTGACGGACATCGCACGCCTGGGTGATCCGAAGGCGGTCCAGGAACGACTGGTCACTCTTTCTGCCCAGGGCGACGGCGCCTTCACTCCTGCACGGGCACGGTTCGTTACTGCCCTTGCGAAGAAGGACCCCCAGGGACTCATGGCGTGCTCGGAAGAACTCGAGCACATGGGGGCCCAGCTCCTCGCCGCCGAATCGGCGGCCGCAGCAGCCGGCGCTTGGAGACGAAAGGGAGACGCCCGTAAGGTCACGGCCGCCACCGTTGACGCGACGCGCCTCGCCGGCCTGTGTGAGGGCGCCCGGACTCCCCTTCTGTCCACCATCGCCGACGCTGTCGAACCTCTCACGAAACGGGAACAGGAGATCGCTCTGCTGGCTGCCTCTGGGAAGACCAGCAAAGCCATTTCGCAGCACCTGACGCTCTCCGTCCGCACAGTCGACAACCATCTGCAGCGCATCTATCTCAAGCTGGGGGTCCGCAGCCGCGGAGATCTTGCTCTGGCCCTGCAATACAAAGAATCGTCCAAGTGGGCATAG
- a CDS encoding TetR/AcrR family transcriptional regulator translates to MNKSRGRPRGGSDAKERILAAAKTAFLRHGYHATTMRAVASAAGVDPALISYHFGSKQGLFGGAMALGISPGQVMARVLEGDPGQMPEQIVRAVLDVWDDPEFGGPLTLLVTQAQRDPALMRAFREYVERELTARLAERIGGADAAERAGAVLTTTLGLIFSRYVLRLNPMAAMDSERVVGLLAPGLGALLRPARAADE, encoded by the coding sequence ATGAATAAATCTCGTGGACGTCCGCGTGGAGGCTCCGACGCCAAGGAGAGGATTCTGGCGGCGGCGAAGACGGCCTTCCTGCGGCACGGCTACCACGCGACGACGATGCGAGCCGTCGCCTCGGCAGCCGGCGTGGACCCGGCCCTGATCAGCTATCACTTCGGCTCCAAGCAAGGGCTGTTCGGTGGGGCGATGGCGCTCGGGATCAGCCCGGGCCAGGTGATGGCCCGCGTGCTCGAGGGCGATCCCGGGCAGATGCCCGAACAGATCGTCCGGGCCGTCCTGGACGTATGGGATGATCCGGAATTCGGCGGCCCGCTGACACTGCTGGTCACCCAGGCCCAGCGGGACCCGGCGCTCATGCGCGCGTTCCGCGAGTACGTCGAGCGGGAACTGACCGCCCGGCTGGCGGAGCGCATCGGCGGAGCCGACGCCGCAGAACGAGCGGGGGCCGTGCTGACGACGACTCTCGGACTGATCTTCAGCCGTTACGTTCTCAGGCTGAACCCGATGGCCGCCATGGACTCCGAGCGGGTCGTCGGCCTCCTGGCTCCAGGACTTGGTGCACTTCTCCGTCCGGCCCGAGCCGCCGATGAATGA
- a CDS encoding TetR/AcrR family transcriptional regulator, giving the protein MTADNTEAPPGPRRSDRTRTAILDAARQRFAAQGFERTTIRAVAADAGIDPSMVMRYYGSKAQLFDAALDIDLCLPDLSATPAEERAEALVRHFLHRWEHEGADDALLLLLRSAVTNDQAARRMREIFAAQVSPALGSAAKDNVGLVSAQLLGLALTRYLLRIPAVARMTPEEIVAAYTPAVRSILEPQASAPSA; this is encoded by the coding sequence ATGACAGCAGACAACACGGAAGCTCCCCCCGGCCCCCGGCGCTCCGACCGCACCCGGACGGCGATTCTCGACGCCGCCCGCCAGCGCTTTGCCGCTCAGGGCTTCGAGCGCACGACGATCCGGGCCGTCGCGGCCGACGCGGGCATCGACCCCTCCATGGTCATGCGCTACTACGGCAGCAAAGCCCAGCTCTTCGACGCCGCCCTCGACATCGACCTGTGCCTTCCCGACCTGTCCGCCACCCCGGCAGAGGAACGGGCCGAAGCCCTCGTGCGGCACTTCCTGCACCGCTGGGAGCACGAGGGCGCCGACGACGCGCTCCTGCTGCTTCTGCGCTCCGCCGTCACCAACGACCAGGCGGCACGCCGCATGCGGGAGATCTTCGCAGCCCAGGTCTCCCCGGCCCTCGGCTCCGCCGCCAAGGACAACGTCGGGCTGGTCTCCGCCCAGCTGCTCGGCCTCGCCCTCACCCGCTACCTGCTGCGCATCCCAGCCGTGGCACGCATGACGCCAGAAGAGATCGTCGCCGCCTACACGCCCGCCGTCCGGAGCATCCTCGAACCGCAGGCGTCCGCTCCCAGTGCATGA
- a CDS encoding MFS transporter, protein MASLNVALPGIARETHASQTELSWIIDAYSLVFAALLLLAATLGDRFGRRRALLGGLALFAAGSVAAAFSSEPGVLIALRALLGVAAAFVMPATLSTITSTFPREQRASAVSIWAAVAGASAILGLLTSGAVLEAWSWRSVFWVNVVLAVVAFIGTYVFVPESAEAKKQRIDTVGATLTVVGLGILVYSVIQAPEQGWASTRTLIGITVGFLVLAGFVVWELRHPHPLLDPRLFRNKPFAAGTLSITLQFFAFFGFIFVVMQYLQLVRGDSALIAALSVLPMPAAMIPSARLSPKLAARVGARRPWIAGLIAVAVGLSVLAELDKTSSYWLIVTGLIPLGAGMGLAMTPATAAITDALPSRLQNVGSAVNDLSRELGGALGIAVLGSALNAGYRNTLDTEGLPAHVAEAARSSLAAANIVGAKTGNTALVNQARDAFASGLHLALITGAGAALLGAASVAFLLRHSPNTSDGADGFDGTATEG, encoded by the coding sequence ATGGCATCGCTGAATGTGGCCCTGCCGGGCATCGCCCGTGAGACCCACGCAAGCCAGACGGAGCTGTCGTGGATCATCGACGCCTACAGCCTGGTCTTTGCCGCCCTTCTGCTGCTGGCGGCGACTCTGGGCGACCGGTTCGGCCGGCGCCGGGCCCTGCTGGGCGGCCTCGCTCTGTTCGCGGCCGGATCGGTCGCGGCCGCGTTCTCCTCGGAACCCGGGGTTCTCATCGCCCTGCGAGCGCTGTTGGGGGTGGCGGCTGCTTTTGTCATGCCCGCCACGCTCTCGACCATCACCAGCACCTTTCCCCGCGAACAGAGGGCAAGTGCGGTCAGCATCTGGGCGGCCGTCGCGGGAGCGAGCGCCATACTGGGCCTGCTGACTTCCGGTGCCGTGCTCGAAGCATGGTCCTGGCGATCTGTCTTCTGGGTGAACGTCGTTCTGGCGGTCGTGGCGTTCATCGGCACTTACGTCTTCGTGCCGGAGTCGGCCGAAGCAAAGAAGCAGCGCATCGACACCGTCGGCGCCACGCTCACGGTCGTCGGCCTGGGAATTCTGGTCTACTCGGTCATCCAGGCGCCCGAGCAGGGCTGGGCAAGCACCCGCACCCTGATCGGCATCACGGTGGGATTCCTCGTGCTCGCCGGTTTCGTCGTCTGGGAGCTGCGCCACCCCCACCCTCTGCTGGATCCCCGGCTCTTCCGCAACAAGCCGTTCGCCGCCGGGACTTTGTCGATCACCTTGCAGTTCTTCGCGTTCTTCGGGTTCATCTTCGTCGTCATGCAGTACCTGCAGCTCGTGCGAGGCGACAGCGCGCTGATCGCCGCCCTGAGTGTGCTGCCCATGCCCGCCGCCATGATTCCGAGCGCCCGGCTGTCCCCGAAGCTGGCAGCACGCGTCGGCGCCCGCCGTCCCTGGATCGCAGGGCTGATCGCCGTCGCCGTCGGTCTGAGCGTGCTCGCCGAGCTCGACAAGACGAGCTCCTACTGGCTCATCGTCACGGGGCTCATTCCCCTGGGCGCCGGCATGGGCCTGGCCATGACGCCCGCCACCGCGGCCATCACCGACGCGTTGCCCTCCCGCCTGCAGAACGTGGGCTCGGCGGTGAACGACCTGTCCCGTGAACTGGGCGGCGCCCTGGGAATCGCCGTACTCGGCAGTGCGCTGAACGCCGGCTACCGCAACACTCTCGACACGGAGGGGCTCCCGGCTCACGTGGCAGAGGCAGCTCGCTCATCCCTCGCGGCAGCCAACATCGTCGGCGCCAAGACAGGAAACACCGCCCTGGTCAATCAGGCCCGCGACGCCTTCGCCTCCGGTCTGCACCTCGCTCTCATCACCGGAGCTGGAGCAGCCCTCCTGGGAGCCGCATCGGTCGCCTTCCTTCTGCGGCACTCCCCCAACACCAGTGACGGCGCCGACGGTTTCGACGGCACCGCCACGGAGGGATGA